From Cannabis sativa cultivar Pink pepper isolate KNU-18-1 chromosome 8, ASM2916894v1, whole genome shotgun sequence, a single genomic window includes:
- the LOC115698594 gene encoding vacuolar cation/proton exchanger 3 isoform X1 — translation MDDQNNKINNLHFKDVPMVMVYSPNQEFLQEGSFVEFENESLVSPESLSIKKQSFHDPVCRSLSSCGSENCSTTYMVMGNSVAESIKIVVFSAKINLLIPFGPLAIVVDKFSGHNGWVFILSLLGIIPLAERLGYTTEQLACYTGPTVGGLLNATFGNATELIICVYALRNGMIRVVQQSLLGSILSNMLLVLGCAFFAGGLVNSKREQVFNKGAATMSSGLLLMAVMGLLFPAVLHSTHTELHFGRSELSLSRFTSCIMLVAYAGYLVFQLKSQSNLYHSVNEGNGEIDVPLDDNEEAPEISKWESIIWLSILTIWISIISEYLVDAIEGASLKMHIPVAFISVILLPIVGNAAEHAGAVMFAMKDKLDISLGVAIGSSTQIAMFGIPFCVVVGWIMGRPMDLNFQLFETATLFITVLVVAFMVQEGTSNYFKGLMLVLCYVIVAASFFVHIDPSAIADKYLKPSS, via the exons ATGGATGATCAAAACAACAAGATCAATAACTTGCATTTCAAAGATGTACCAATGGTCATGGTTTACTCTCCCAATCAAGAG TTTCTGCAGGAAGGATCCTTTGTTGAGTTTGAAAATGAGAGCCTAGTGAGTCCCGAGTCACTTTCTATAAAGAAACAATCTTTTCATGATCCTGTTTGTAGATCTTTGTCTTCTTGCGGTTCAGAGAATTGTTCTACTACATACATGGTCATGGGGAATAGTGTGGCTGAAAGCATCAAAATTGTGGTCTTTTCTGCCAAAATCAACTTACTAATACCCTTTGGTCCTTTGGCAATTGTGGTTGATAAATTTTCAGGCCATAAT GGATGGGTTTTTATCTTAAGCTTATTAGGCATAATACCTCTGGCTGAGCGTTTGGGGTATACTACAGA ACAACTCGCTTGCTATACAGGACCTACAG TTGGAGGGCTCCTAAATGCTACTTTTGGAAATGCAACTGAGTTGATAATTTGTGTTTATGCCTTGAGGAATGGCATGATTCGTGTTGTTCAACAGTCTTTGTTGGGTTCAATTTTGTCAAATATGTTGCTAGTGCTTGGATGTGCTTTTTTTGCCGGAGGACTTGTAAATTCTAAGAGGGAACAAGTCTTTAATAAG GGAGCAGCAACAATGAGCTCTGGCTTGCTATTGATGGCAGTCATGGGCCTGTTGTTCCCGGCTGTCCTCCATTCTACACACACAGAATTACATTTTGGGAGATCTGAGTTGTCCCTATCAAGATTTACTAGCTGCATTATGCTTGTGGCATATGCTGGTTATCTTGTTTTTCAGTTGAAAAGCCAGAGTAATTTATATCATTCAGTTAATGAG GGAAATGGAGAAATAGATGTGCCTTTGGATGATAATGAAGAGGCTCCTGAGATCTCTAAGTGGGAATCAATAATTTGGTTATCTATTTTGACTATTTGGATTTCTATCATCTCAGAATATTTGGTGGATGCCATTGAG GGAGCCTCTCTTAAAATGCACATCCCAGTGGCATTTATTAGTGTCATTCTTCTACCAATTGTTGGGAATGCAGCCGAGCATGCAGGCGCAGTTATGTTTGCCATGAAAGACAAGCTG GATATATCTTTGGGAGTTGCTATAGGCTCATCTACCCAGATAGCAATGTTTGGG ATTCCATTTTGTGTGGTTGTAGGGTGGATAATGGGACGTCCAATGGACTTAAATTTTCAACTTTTTGAGACAGCCACACTTTTTATTACTGTTCTTGTTGTAGCCTTCATGGTGCAG GAGGGAACATCAAATTACTTTAAAGGACTAATGCTTGTTCTTTGCTATGTTATTGTTGCTGCAAGTTTTTTTGTACATATAGACCCTTCTGCAATTG CGGATAAGTACCTAAAACCTAGTAGTTGA
- the LOC115698594 gene encoding vacuolar cation/proton exchanger 3 isoform X3: MEFWFIFWLNNCKWMIKTTRSITCISKMYQWSWFTLPIKRSLSSCGSENCSTTYMVMGNSVAESIKIVVFSAKINLLIPFGPLAIVVDKFSGHNGWVFILSLLGIIPLAERLGYTTEQLACYTGPTVGGLLNATFGNATELIICVYALRNGMIRVVQQSLLGSILSNMLLVLGCAFFAGGLVNSKREQVFNKGAATMSSGLLLMAVMGLLFPAVLHSTHTELHFGRSELSLSRFTSCIMLVAYAGYLVFQLKSQSNLYHSVNEGNGEIDVPLDDNEEAPEISKWESIIWLSILTIWISIISEYLVDAIEGASLKMHIPVAFISVILLPIVGNAAEHAGAVMFAMKDKLDISLGVAIGSSTQIAMFGIPFCVVVGWIMGRPMDLNFQLFETATLFITVLVVAFMVQEGTSNYFKGLMLVLCYVIVAASFFVHIDPSAIADKYLKPSS, from the exons ATGGAATTTTGGTTTATTTTTTGGCTTAACAATTGTAAATGGATGATCAAAACAACAAGATCAATAACTTGCATTTCAAAGATGTACCAATGGTCATGGTTTACTCTCCCAATCAAGAG ATCTTTGTCTTCTTGCGGTTCAGAGAATTGTTCTACTACATACATGGTCATGGGGAATAGTGTGGCTGAAAGCATCAAAATTGTGGTCTTTTCTGCCAAAATCAACTTACTAATACCCTTTGGTCCTTTGGCAATTGTGGTTGATAAATTTTCAGGCCATAAT GGATGGGTTTTTATCTTAAGCTTATTAGGCATAATACCTCTGGCTGAGCGTTTGGGGTATACTACAGA ACAACTCGCTTGCTATACAGGACCTACAG TTGGAGGGCTCCTAAATGCTACTTTTGGAAATGCAACTGAGTTGATAATTTGTGTTTATGCCTTGAGGAATGGCATGATTCGTGTTGTTCAACAGTCTTTGTTGGGTTCAATTTTGTCAAATATGTTGCTAGTGCTTGGATGTGCTTTTTTTGCCGGAGGACTTGTAAATTCTAAGAGGGAACAAGTCTTTAATAAG GGAGCAGCAACAATGAGCTCTGGCTTGCTATTGATGGCAGTCATGGGCCTGTTGTTCCCGGCTGTCCTCCATTCTACACACACAGAATTACATTTTGGGAGATCTGAGTTGTCCCTATCAAGATTTACTAGCTGCATTATGCTTGTGGCATATGCTGGTTATCTTGTTTTTCAGTTGAAAAGCCAGAGTAATTTATATCATTCAGTTAATGAG GGAAATGGAGAAATAGATGTGCCTTTGGATGATAATGAAGAGGCTCCTGAGATCTCTAAGTGGGAATCAATAATTTGGTTATCTATTTTGACTATTTGGATTTCTATCATCTCAGAATATTTGGTGGATGCCATTGAG GGAGCCTCTCTTAAAATGCACATCCCAGTGGCATTTATTAGTGTCATTCTTCTACCAATTGTTGGGAATGCAGCCGAGCATGCAGGCGCAGTTATGTTTGCCATGAAAGACAAGCTG GATATATCTTTGGGAGTTGCTATAGGCTCATCTACCCAGATAGCAATGTTTGGG ATTCCATTTTGTGTGGTTGTAGGGTGGATAATGGGACGTCCAATGGACTTAAATTTTCAACTTTTTGAGACAGCCACACTTTTTATTACTGTTCTTGTTGTAGCCTTCATGGTGCAG GAGGGAACATCAAATTACTTTAAAGGACTAATGCTTGTTCTTTGCTATGTTATTGTTGCTGCAAGTTTTTTTGTACATATAGACCCTTCTGCAATTG CGGATAAGTACCTAAAACCTAGTAGTTGA
- the LOC115698594 gene encoding vacuolar cation/proton exchanger 3 isoform X2 produces the protein MDDQNNKINNLHFKDVPMVMVYSPNQEEGSFVEFENESLVSPESLSIKKQSFHDPVCRSLSSCGSENCSTTYMVMGNSVAESIKIVVFSAKINLLIPFGPLAIVVDKFSGHNGWVFILSLLGIIPLAERLGYTTEQLACYTGPTVGGLLNATFGNATELIICVYALRNGMIRVVQQSLLGSILSNMLLVLGCAFFAGGLVNSKREQVFNKGAATMSSGLLLMAVMGLLFPAVLHSTHTELHFGRSELSLSRFTSCIMLVAYAGYLVFQLKSQSNLYHSVNEGNGEIDVPLDDNEEAPEISKWESIIWLSILTIWISIISEYLVDAIEGASLKMHIPVAFISVILLPIVGNAAEHAGAVMFAMKDKLDISLGVAIGSSTQIAMFGIPFCVVVGWIMGRPMDLNFQLFETATLFITVLVVAFMVQEGTSNYFKGLMLVLCYVIVAASFFVHIDPSAIADKYLKPSS, from the exons ATGGATGATCAAAACAACAAGATCAATAACTTGCATTTCAAAGATGTACCAATGGTCATGGTTTACTCTCCCAATCAAGAG GAAGGATCCTTTGTTGAGTTTGAAAATGAGAGCCTAGTGAGTCCCGAGTCACTTTCTATAAAGAAACAATCTTTTCATGATCCTGTTTGTAGATCTTTGTCTTCTTGCGGTTCAGAGAATTGTTCTACTACATACATGGTCATGGGGAATAGTGTGGCTGAAAGCATCAAAATTGTGGTCTTTTCTGCCAAAATCAACTTACTAATACCCTTTGGTCCTTTGGCAATTGTGGTTGATAAATTTTCAGGCCATAAT GGATGGGTTTTTATCTTAAGCTTATTAGGCATAATACCTCTGGCTGAGCGTTTGGGGTATACTACAGA ACAACTCGCTTGCTATACAGGACCTACAG TTGGAGGGCTCCTAAATGCTACTTTTGGAAATGCAACTGAGTTGATAATTTGTGTTTATGCCTTGAGGAATGGCATGATTCGTGTTGTTCAACAGTCTTTGTTGGGTTCAATTTTGTCAAATATGTTGCTAGTGCTTGGATGTGCTTTTTTTGCCGGAGGACTTGTAAATTCTAAGAGGGAACAAGTCTTTAATAAG GGAGCAGCAACAATGAGCTCTGGCTTGCTATTGATGGCAGTCATGGGCCTGTTGTTCCCGGCTGTCCTCCATTCTACACACACAGAATTACATTTTGGGAGATCTGAGTTGTCCCTATCAAGATTTACTAGCTGCATTATGCTTGTGGCATATGCTGGTTATCTTGTTTTTCAGTTGAAAAGCCAGAGTAATTTATATCATTCAGTTAATGAG GGAAATGGAGAAATAGATGTGCCTTTGGATGATAATGAAGAGGCTCCTGAGATCTCTAAGTGGGAATCAATAATTTGGTTATCTATTTTGACTATTTGGATTTCTATCATCTCAGAATATTTGGTGGATGCCATTGAG GGAGCCTCTCTTAAAATGCACATCCCAGTGGCATTTATTAGTGTCATTCTTCTACCAATTGTTGGGAATGCAGCCGAGCATGCAGGCGCAGTTATGTTTGCCATGAAAGACAAGCTG GATATATCTTTGGGAGTTGCTATAGGCTCATCTACCCAGATAGCAATGTTTGGG ATTCCATTTTGTGTGGTTGTAGGGTGGATAATGGGACGTCCAATGGACTTAAATTTTCAACTTTTTGAGACAGCCACACTTTTTATTACTGTTCTTGTTGTAGCCTTCATGGTGCAG GAGGGAACATCAAATTACTTTAAAGGACTAATGCTTGTTCTTTGCTATGTTATTGTTGCTGCAAGTTTTTTTGTACATATAGACCCTTCTGCAATTG CGGATAAGTACCTAAAACCTAGTAGTTGA
- the LOC115698594 gene encoding vacuolar cation/proton exchanger 2 isoform X4 has protein sequence MDDQNNKINNLHFKDVPMVMVYSPNQEFLQEGSFVEFENESLVSPESLSIKKQSFHDPVCRSLSSCGSENCSTTYMVMGNSVAESIKIVVFSAKINLLIPFGPLAIVVDKFSGHNGWVFILSLLGIIPLAERLGYTTEQLACYTGPTVGGLLNATFGNATELIICVYALRNGMIRVVQQSLLGSILSNMLLVLGCAFFAGGLVNSKREQVFNKGAATMSSGLLLMAVMGLLFPAVLHSTHTELHFGRSELSLSRFTSCIMLVAYAGYLVFQLKSQSNLYHSVNEGNGEIDVPLDDNEEAPEISKWESIIWLSILTIWISIISEYLVDAIEGASLKMHIPVAFISVILLPIVGNAAEHAGAVMFAMKDKLDISLGVAIGSSTQIAMFGGG, from the exons ATGGATGATCAAAACAACAAGATCAATAACTTGCATTTCAAAGATGTACCAATGGTCATGGTTTACTCTCCCAATCAAGAG TTTCTGCAGGAAGGATCCTTTGTTGAGTTTGAAAATGAGAGCCTAGTGAGTCCCGAGTCACTTTCTATAAAGAAACAATCTTTTCATGATCCTGTTTGTAGATCTTTGTCTTCTTGCGGTTCAGAGAATTGTTCTACTACATACATGGTCATGGGGAATAGTGTGGCTGAAAGCATCAAAATTGTGGTCTTTTCTGCCAAAATCAACTTACTAATACCCTTTGGTCCTTTGGCAATTGTGGTTGATAAATTTTCAGGCCATAAT GGATGGGTTTTTATCTTAAGCTTATTAGGCATAATACCTCTGGCTGAGCGTTTGGGGTATACTACAGA ACAACTCGCTTGCTATACAGGACCTACAG TTGGAGGGCTCCTAAATGCTACTTTTGGAAATGCAACTGAGTTGATAATTTGTGTTTATGCCTTGAGGAATGGCATGATTCGTGTTGTTCAACAGTCTTTGTTGGGTTCAATTTTGTCAAATATGTTGCTAGTGCTTGGATGTGCTTTTTTTGCCGGAGGACTTGTAAATTCTAAGAGGGAACAAGTCTTTAATAAG GGAGCAGCAACAATGAGCTCTGGCTTGCTATTGATGGCAGTCATGGGCCTGTTGTTCCCGGCTGTCCTCCATTCTACACACACAGAATTACATTTTGGGAGATCTGAGTTGTCCCTATCAAGATTTACTAGCTGCATTATGCTTGTGGCATATGCTGGTTATCTTGTTTTTCAGTTGAAAAGCCAGAGTAATTTATATCATTCAGTTAATGAG GGAAATGGAGAAATAGATGTGCCTTTGGATGATAATGAAGAGGCTCCTGAGATCTCTAAGTGGGAATCAATAATTTGGTTATCTATTTTGACTATTTGGATTTCTATCATCTCAGAATATTTGGTGGATGCCATTGAG GGAGCCTCTCTTAAAATGCACATCCCAGTGGCATTTATTAGTGTCATTCTTCTACCAATTGTTGGGAATGCAGCCGAGCATGCAGGCGCAGTTATGTTTGCCATGAAAGACAAGCTG GATATATCTTTGGGAGTTGCTATAGGCTCATCTACCCAGATAGCAATGTTTGGG GGTGGATAA